A window of Mucilaginibacter paludis DSM 18603 contains these coding sequences:
- a CDS encoding helix-turn-helix domain-containing protein encodes MSKHTFEEKLDVVSQVRKGKPILRISRERHIREGMILEWVRKYDLYGESGLLKQPNVKPTPDFKEEVVRLVIEKKVPLNQVVLEYRLSKTALERWVRSVRVEGYAVLYQQKNPGRPPKCMGRSKKLEPETEVEKLQAENSRLRAENALLKKVTALVKEKEARERMSGQKPSKN; translated from the coding sequence ATGTCAAAGCACACATTTGAAGAGAAACTTGATGTAGTTTCTCAAGTAAGAAAGGGAAAGCCGATTCTACGGATATCCCGCGAACGCCATATCCGTGAAGGCATGATATTGGAATGGGTTCGGAAATATGATCTTTATGGCGAAAGTGGGCTGCTCAAACAACCTAACGTCAAGCCCACGCCTGATTTCAAAGAAGAAGTTGTAAGGCTTGTCATAGAAAAAAAAGTACCTTTAAATCAGGTTGTTCTGGAATATAGATTAAGCAAGACTGCTTTAGAGCGCTGGGTAAGATCAGTACGGGTTGAGGGATATGCAGTACTATACCAGCAAAAGAATCCTGGACGACCACCTAAATGCATGGGAAGATCAAAGAAGCTTGAACCTGAAACAGAAGTAGAGAAGCTCCAGGCGGAAAATAGCCGTTTGCGGGCGGAGAACGCACTATTAAAAAAAGTCACGGCCTTAGTCAAGGAAAAAGAAGCCCGCGAACGCATGAGTGGGCAAAAGCCATCGAAGAACTAA
- the typA gene encoding translational GTPase TypA, which produces MQKIRNIAIIAHVDHGKTTLVDKILHACSIFRDNQETGELILDNNDLERERGITIVSKNVSVRYKDVKINIIDTPGHADFGGEVERVLKMADGVLLLCDAFEGAMPQTRFVTQKALALGLKPIVVVNKVDKENCRPEEVYEQIFELFFNLEATEDQLDFPVIYGSSKQGWMSTDWKVPTDNIFPLMDAILENIPPAPIEEGTLQMQITSLDYSSFVGRIAIGRVARGTIKENMPVSLVKRDGTVVKTRIKELYTFEGLGKVKATEVSSGDICAVVGIDGFDIGDTIADFEKPEQLAVIKIDEPTMNMLFTINNSPFFGKEGKFVTSRHLRDRLYKEMEKNLALKVVETESPDSYLVYGRGILHLSVLIETMRREGYEIQVGQPQVIVKEIDGVKCEPVETLIVDVPGEVAGKVIELVTQRKGDLLVMEPKGDLQHLEFDIPARGIIGLRNNVLTATGGEAIMAHRFKAYEPWKGPIPGRLNGVLVSMDTGKTTAFAIDKLQDRGRFFIDPGADIYEGQVLGEHIRDNDLVINLTKGKQLTNMRASGSDTNVRIAPAIKFSLEEAMEYIQADEYIEITPVAMRLRKIYLNEGERRNNAKKFTSQ; this is translated from the coding sequence CAGGCGAGTTGATATTGGATAATAATGATCTGGAACGCGAGCGAGGTATAACCATCGTATCGAAAAACGTTTCGGTTAGATATAAAGATGTTAAGATCAACATTATCGATACCCCTGGTCACGCCGACTTTGGCGGTGAGGTTGAGCGTGTATTGAAAATGGCTGATGGTGTTTTGTTACTTTGCGATGCTTTTGAAGGCGCTATGCCCCAAACCCGCTTTGTAACTCAAAAGGCTTTGGCTTTAGGCTTAAAACCTATTGTGGTTGTAAACAAGGTTGATAAAGAAAACTGCCGCCCGGAAGAAGTTTACGAGCAAATTTTTGAATTGTTTTTCAACCTTGAAGCTACCGAAGATCAACTGGATTTCCCGGTGATTTACGGTTCATCAAAACAAGGCTGGATGAGCACCGACTGGAAAGTGCCAACCGATAACATTTTCCCTTTAATGGATGCCATTTTAGAGAACATCCCTCCGGCTCCTATTGAAGAAGGTACTTTGCAAATGCAGATCACTTCGCTGGATTATTCATCCTTCGTTGGCCGTATCGCTATCGGCCGTGTTGCCCGTGGTACCATTAAAGAAAACATGCCTGTATCATTGGTAAAACGCGATGGTACTGTTGTTAAAACAAGAATTAAAGAATTATACACCTTTGAAGGCTTAGGTAAGGTTAAAGCTACCGAAGTAAGTTCGGGTGATATTTGCGCTGTTGTTGGTATTGATGGTTTTGATATTGGCGATACCATTGCTGATTTTGAAAAACCGGAACAACTGGCCGTTATTAAAATTGACGAGCCTACCATGAACATGCTGTTCACTATCAACAACTCACCGTTTTTTGGTAAGGAAGGCAAGTTTGTAACATCACGCCACCTGCGCGACCGTTTATACAAGGAAATGGAAAAAAACCTGGCGTTGAAGGTTGTTGAAACCGAATCGCCTGATTCATACTTAGTGTATGGCCGTGGTATTCTCCATTTATCTGTATTGATCGAAACCATGCGTCGTGAAGGTTACGAAATTCAGGTTGGCCAGCCACAAGTTATCGTTAAAGAAATTGACGGTGTTAAATGTGAGCCGGTTGAAACCCTGATTGTTGATGTCCCTGGTGAAGTTGCCGGTAAGGTAATTGAATTGGTAACTCAACGTAAAGGTGATTTATTGGTGATGGAGCCTAAAGGCGATTTACAACACTTAGAGTTTGATATCCCTGCCCGTGGTATTATCGGTTTGCGTAACAACGTTTTAACCGCTACCGGTGGCGAGGCTATTATGGCTCACCGTTTTAAAGCTTACGAACCTTGGAAAGGACCAATCCCAGGCCGCCTGAACGGCGTTTTGGTATCAATGGATACTGGTAAAACTACTGCTTTCGCCATTGATAAATTGCAGGATCGCGGTCGTTTCTTTATCGATCCGGGAGCTGATATTTACGAAGGCCAGGTTTTGGGCGAGCACATCCGCGATAATGATTTGGTGATCAACTTAACCAAGGGCAAGCAATTAACCAACATGCGTGCATCCGGTAGCGATACCAACGTACGTATTGCCCCGGCTATCAAGTTTTCGTTAGAAGAAGCGATGGAGTATATCCAGGCTGATGAGTACATCGAAATAACTCCGGTTGCCATGCGTTTAAGGAAAATTTACCTGAACGAAGGCGAGCGCAGAAATAATGCTAAAAAGTTCACTTCGCAATAA
- a CDS encoding DUF5682 family protein: MAVNILGIRHHGPGSAKNVKAFLESVKPDIVLVEGPPEADAMLQWVGHAELKPPVALLCYQPDDPQRSVFYPFAEFSPEWQAILYARRQNIHVRFMDLPAGNQMLIEKEQQQLQQDIQPDEAYINQEAQPVELLQLSKNPISYLSDAAGFADQEQWWEHTFEYRLNNDEVFDAVAEAMQAVRESIPQKDKKLEQLREAYMRRTIRQAEKEMFHTIAVICGAWHVPALQAKVSQKEDNDLLKGLPKVKTECTWIPWTFSRLSFQSGYGAGINSPGWYSHVWQYPNDDGTRWMARVAQIFRKQQMDTSVAHIIEAVRLAGSLASLRGLPKVGLEELNEATLSVLCNGENILLKLVHDELIVGQQIGDVPPEIPKPPLQLDIEKLQKKLRLPATADFKDYTLDLRKDTDLERSIFLHRLQLLGIAWGRQQFTTGKGTFKEQWRLQWDPGFSVEIIERGNLGNTVAEAAANSVLQQAQSATDLKIISNLLEQSIPAELTEAIQQLIVRLKNLAAASADVIELMEVVPGLITVARYGNVRKTDATVVLNIISSIITRVCISLPNACVAIDDDASRKLLELFFKLNDGINLLQDTEITTAWQQTLQVIAGNTNTSPIISGYTTRLLNDGKLLTGEQLTQHFSYAMSAATAPVTAAAWLEGFLKGSGTLLLLDQDLWQMIDHWVSGLADETFMQVLPLLRRTFANFSGPERRKLGEKVRTGGASGQQHTATQAGFDAESAKLGLPVILELLNLAMIY, from the coding sequence ATGGCAGTAAATATTTTAGGCATCAGGCACCACGGGCCGGGCTCGGCAAAAAACGTGAAGGCTTTCCTGGAATCGGTAAAGCCCGATATTGTACTGGTGGAGGGCCCGCCGGAAGCCGATGCGATGTTACAGTGGGTTGGACACGCGGAACTGAAGCCGCCGGTTGCTTTGCTATGTTACCAACCCGATGATCCGCAACGATCCGTTTTTTATCCCTTTGCCGAGTTTTCCCCGGAGTGGCAAGCTATTCTGTATGCTCGCCGGCAAAACATCCACGTCCGCTTTATGGACTTGCCAGCTGGCAACCAGATGCTGATTGAAAAAGAGCAGCAGCAATTACAGCAGGATATCCAGCCCGACGAGGCGTATATTAACCAGGAGGCACAGCCTGTTGAACTATTACAGCTCAGCAAAAACCCCATCAGTTACCTCTCGGATGCAGCTGGCTTTGCCGACCAAGAGCAATGGTGGGAACATACTTTTGAATACCGTTTAAATAACGATGAAGTATTTGATGCCGTAGCCGAAGCCATGCAGGCCGTACGCGAAAGCATCCCTCAAAAAGATAAGAAGCTGGAGCAACTACGGGAGGCTTACATGCGCCGCACCATCCGGCAGGCCGAAAAAGAAATGTTCCATACCATCGCCGTAATCTGCGGCGCATGGCACGTACCCGCATTACAGGCCAAGGTATCGCAAAAAGAGGATAACGACCTGTTAAAAGGCTTGCCCAAAGTAAAAACAGAGTGTACCTGGATCCCCTGGACATTTAGTCGCCTCAGCTTTCAAAGTGGCTATGGGGCGGGTATTAATTCGCCTGGCTGGTATAGCCATGTTTGGCAATATCCCAACGATGATGGTACCCGCTGGATGGCCAGGGTGGCGCAAATATTCAGGAAGCAACAGATGGATACGTCCGTTGCCCACATCATCGAAGCGGTTAGGCTGGCCGGTTCATTAGCTTCGCTCCGGGGCTTGCCCAAGGTAGGTTTGGAAGAATTGAACGAAGCCACCTTAAGCGTGCTTTGCAACGGCGAAAATATTTTATTGAAACTGGTGCACGATGAACTGATCGTCGGTCAGCAAATTGGCGATGTACCACCTGAAATACCCAAGCCGCCATTGCAGCTGGATATTGAAAAATTGCAAAAAAAATTGCGGCTTCCCGCCACTGCGGATTTTAAAGATTATACACTCGACCTGCGCAAAGATACCGACCTGGAACGCAGCATATTTTTGCACCGCCTTCAGTTATTAGGCATTGCCTGGGGCAGGCAGCAATTTACAACCGGCAAAGGCACGTTTAAAGAGCAATGGCGCCTGCAATGGGATCCTGGTTTTTCTGTTGAAATTATTGAGCGCGGCAACTTAGGCAATACCGTGGCCGAGGCTGCCGCCAACAGCGTACTGCAACAGGCCCAATCGGCAACCGATTTAAAGATCATCAGTAATCTGCTCGAACAAAGTATCCCGGCAGAATTGACAGAAGCCATACAGCAATTAATCGTCCGCCTTAAGAATTTAGCTGCCGCGTCTGCCGATGTAATTGAACTGATGGAAGTTGTGCCCGGGCTGATTACTGTGGCCAGGTATGGCAATGTGCGTAAAACCGATGCCACCGTGGTGCTCAATATCATCAGCAGTATCATCACGCGTGTATGTATCAGTTTGCCCAATGCCTGTGTTGCCATAGATGATGACGCTTCCCGTAAATTGCTCGAGCTTTTTTTTAAGCTGAATGATGGCATCAATTTATTGCAGGATACCGAGATAACCACGGCATGGCAGCAAACTCTGCAGGTAATTGCAGGCAATACCAATACATCGCCTATCATTAGCGGTTATACTACCCGCCTGCTTAACGACGGTAAACTACTCACAGGCGAGCAATTAACACAGCATTTTAGCTATGCCATGTCGGCAGCTACCGCCCCAGTAACAGCGGCGGCCTGGCTCGAGGGCTTTTTAAAAGGGAGCGGTACCTTGCTGTTGCTTGATCAGGATCTTTGGCAGATGATAGACCATTGGGTATCCGGCTTAGCCGACGAAACATTTATGCAGGTGCTGCCCTTACTGCGCAGAACCTTCGCCAATTTTTCGGGTCCCGAAAGAAGAAAGCTGGGCGAAAAAGTACGAACCGGGGGTGCATCCGGCCAGCAACACACCGCAACACAGGCCGGATTCGATGCCGAAAGCGCAAAACTGGGGCTGCCGGTAATACTTGAACTATTAAATTTGGCGATGATATATTAA
- a CDS encoding ATP-binding protein, producing the protein MSQILRQHAEQLFAHELEEIKKQDHEKQPANWVLSPQAVVTYLMGGKLKNGFEVSPKYIGNRRLMEIAVATLTTDRALLLYGLPGTAKSWVSEHLAAGISGDSTLIIQGTAGTSEESVRYGWNYARLIAQGPTPDALVETPVMRAMKDGKIVRLEELTRIGADVQDTLITILSEKTLPVPELNIEVQAVKGFNVIATANNRDKGVNELSSALKRRFNTVILPLPDSIEEEIDIVRRRVESFEKVMELPAEPPALQEIRRIVTIFRELRSGVTLDGKTKIKIPTGTLSTAEAISVVNSGLSMAAYFGDGRLTAADLAASIIGSVVKDPVQDKLVWQEYLETVVKPRSDWSDIYRACRDL; encoded by the coding sequence ATGTCACAGATACTACGTCAGCATGCAGAGCAATTATTTGCACACGAACTGGAAGAAATCAAAAAACAGGATCACGAAAAGCAACCCGCCAACTGGGTATTATCGCCGCAGGCCGTAGTTACCTACCTGATGGGCGGCAAACTTAAAAACGGCTTTGAGGTTTCGCCAAAATACATCGGCAACCGGCGCCTGATGGAAATAGCGGTAGCAACCCTCACCACTGATAGGGCCCTGCTGCTTTATGGTTTGCCGGGTACGGCTAAAAGCTGGGTGAGTGAGCACCTGGCGGCGGGTATCAGCGGAGACTCTACCCTCATTATCCAGGGAACCGCCGGCACCAGCGAAGAATCGGTACGTTATGGCTGGAATTATGCCCGCTTAATTGCGCAGGGCCCTACACCCGACGCCTTGGTGGAAACACCGGTAATGCGCGCCATGAAAGATGGCAAAATTGTGCGTTTGGAGGAGCTTACCCGCATTGGCGCGGATGTGCAGGATACGCTGATCACCATCCTGTCCGAAAAAACATTGCCCGTGCCCGAGCTCAACATCGAAGTGCAGGCTGTAAAAGGCTTTAACGTGATAGCCACCGCCAATAACCGTGACAAGGGTGTAAACGAACTTTCGAGCGCGCTAAAACGGCGTTTCAATACCGTGATTTTGCCCCTGCCCGATTCGATAGAAGAAGAAATTGATATTGTACGCCGCCGTGTGGAGAGCTTCGAAAAAGTAATGGAGCTGCCAGCCGAACCGCCCGCTTTGCAGGAGATCCGCCGGATTGTAACCATTTTCCGCGAGTTGCGCAGTGGTGTTACGCTGGATGGCAAAACCAAAATCAAGATCCCCACAGGTACTTTAAGTACAGCCGAAGCTATTTCGGTTGTGAACAGCGGACTCTCTATGGCGGCTTACTTTGGCGATGGGCGCCTTACCGCCGCCGACCTGGCAGCCAGCATCATTGGCTCGGTAGTTAAAGACCCGGTGCAGGATAAACTGGTATGGCAGGAGTATTTGGAAACCGTAGTGAAACCCCGGAGCGATTGGAGCGATATTTACCGCGCCTGCCGCGATTTATAA
- a CDS encoding VWA domain-containing protein: protein METEPQHLRKWRLILGGHQQEGTQFELNDADLKVDRTLEALYDSDRSGGLGASSPNVSRWLGDIRTFFPSSVVQVMQQDALKRLNLTQMLFEKEMLENIEPDVHLVATLMTLSRVIPDKTKDTARQVVRKVVDELVKKLAEPTRQAVTGSLSRSVRNTRPRHQEINWGATILKNLKHYQPEYQTIIPESRVGYGRKRSSLKDVILCLDQSGSMGSSVVYSGIFGSVMASIPAIKTKMVVFDTAVADLTEELTDPVELLFGVQLGGGTDINAALTYCQQIVTKPADTVLVLITDLYEGGNVLEMRQRMVELVTAGVQLVVLLALNDDGAPSYDHRNAQFLADLGVPVFACTPDKFPDLMAAALTKQDISLWAAKEDLIVKK from the coding sequence ATGGAAACAGAACCGCAACACTTACGCAAATGGCGATTGATTTTGGGTGGACACCAGCAAGAAGGAACACAATTTGAACTGAACGATGCCGACCTAAAGGTTGACCGCACCCTTGAAGCGTTATATGATAGCGACCGGAGCGGTGGCCTGGGTGCCTCATCTCCCAACGTGAGCCGTTGGCTCGGTGATATCCGCACCTTTTTTCCGTCGAGCGTGGTGCAGGTGATGCAGCAAGATGCTTTAAAAAGGCTCAACTTAACCCAGATGCTTTTTGAGAAGGAAATGCTGGAAAACATTGAGCCCGATGTGCACCTGGTGGCAACGCTGATGACGCTGAGCCGGGTTATCCCCGATAAAACCAAAGATACAGCGAGGCAGGTGGTACGCAAAGTGGTTGATGAGCTCGTTAAAAAACTGGCCGAACCAACCCGGCAGGCTGTTACCGGCAGCCTGAGCCGAAGTGTAAGAAATACCCGCCCCCGCCACCAGGAAATTAACTGGGGCGCCACCATCCTCAAAAATTTAAAACACTATCAACCCGAATATCAAACCATCATCCCCGAAAGCCGGGTGGGTTACGGGCGTAAGCGTTCTTCGTTAAAGGATGTGATCCTCTGCCTTGATCAAAGCGGTTCGATGGGTTCGTCGGTAGTTTATTCGGGCATATTTGGCAGCGTGATGGCTTCTATACCCGCGATTAAAACTAAAATGGTGGTGTTTGATACCGCCGTCGCGGATCTGACAGAAGAACTGACCGACCCTGTTGAACTCCTTTTTGGTGTGCAGTTAGGCGGCGGTACCGATATTAACGCGGCCTTAACCTACTGCCAGCAAATTGTAACCAAGCCTGCTGATACGGTGCTGGTGCTGATTACCGATTTATACGAAGGTGGAAACGTACTCGAAATGCGCCAGCGAATGGTTGAGCTGGTTACCGCCGGGGTACAATTGGTGGTGCTATTGGCTTTGAATGATGATGGAGCACCATCATACGATCACCGTAACGCGCAGTTCCTGGCCGATCTGGGCGTTCCCGTTTTTGCCTGTACCCCCGATAAGTTTCCGGATTTGATGGCGGCGGCCTTAACCAAACAGGATATTAGCCTATGGGCGGCCAAAGAGGATTTGATTGTGAAAAAATAA